From Caretta caretta isolate rCarCar2 chromosome 9, rCarCar1.hap1, whole genome shotgun sequence, one genomic window encodes:
- the LOC142073278 gene encoding myb/SANT-like DNA-binding domain-containing protein 7 translates to MESQNRKRAPAWTEQEVRDLIAVWGEESVLSELGSSFRNAKTFVKISQGMKDRGHNRDPKQCRVKLKELRQAYQKTREANGRSGSEPQTCRFYDELHAILGGSATTTPAVLFDSFNGDGGNTEAGFGDDDDDDEVVDSSQQASGETGFPDSQELFLTLDLEPVPPEPTQGCFLDPAGGEGTSAACVSMITGSSPSQRLVKLRKKKNALAMKCSPSSCCPPTLTEHR, encoded by the exons tggagtcccagaatcgcaaaagagctccagcatggaccgaacaggaggtacgggatctgatcgctgtttggggagaggaatccgtgctatcagaactcggttccagttttcgaaatgccaaaacctttgtcaaaatctcccagggcatgaaggacagaggccataacagggacccgaagcagtgccgtgtgaaactgaaggagctgaggcaagcctaccagaaaaccagagaggcgaacggccgctccgggtcagagccccaaacatgccgcttctatgatgagctgcatgccattttagggggttcagccaccactaccccagccgtgttgtttgactccttcaatggagatggaggcaatacggaggcaggttttggggacgatgatgatgatgatgaggttgtagatagctcacagcaagcaagcggagaaaccggttttcccgacagccaggaactgtttctcaccctggacctggagccagtaccccccgaacccacccaaggctgcttcctggacccagcaggcggagaagggacctctg ctgcatgtgtttcaatgatcacaggatcttctccttcccagaggctagtgaagcttagaaagaaaaaaaacgcactcgcgatgaaatgttctccgagctcatgctgtcctcccacactgacagagcacagatga